A region from the Lolium perenne isolate Kyuss_39 chromosome 4, Kyuss_2.0, whole genome shotgun sequence genome encodes:
- the LOC127297063 gene encoding serine/threonine-protein kinase PCRK1 has protein sequence MWCLPRYFHRGAPKDEQGNDHTDPIPTSSTAYSGRSMSTATSSTVPSGSDHTGSINVSDMSAESIQRSQQYPSFSDRPANLRVFTFSELRNATRNLNRSQLVGEGGFGCVYRGTLKIAASPEEEAAAVEVAVKHLNRNGLQGHKEWLTEVNVLGIVDHPNLVKLIGYCAQDDERGAQRLLVYEYMPNRSVDDHLSGRAIGTTLSWPMRLKVALDAARGLKYLHEDMDFQIIFRDLKTSNILLDENWNAKLSDFGMARQGPTEDLTHVSTAVVGTLGYAAPEYLHTGRLNAKSDIWSYGVLLYELVTGRRPIDTHRPRSEQKLLEWVKPYISDTNRLRMIVDPRLEGHYNIKMVAKLVTVANRCLSRMPKARPRMGEVLDMVQKIVDAAAAGSAALPPLHYYSSSSREEEGDSKLKRENKRGFHGYRWPAGRGKAP, from the exons ATGTGGTGCCTGCCGCGTTACTTCCACCGAGGCGCGCCCAAGGATGAACAGGGGAATGATCACACCGATCCCATCCCCACGTCCTCGACCGCCTACTCGGGGCGGTCCATGAGCACCGCCACGTCGTCGACCGTACCGTCCGGCTCCGACCACACCGGTTCCATCAACGTCTCCGACATGAGCGCCGAGTCGATTCAGCGCTCGCAGCAGTACCCGAGCTTCTCTGACAGGCCCGCGAACCTCAGGGTCTTCACCTTCTCCGAGCTGAGGAACGCCACCCGCAACCTGAACCGCTCCCAACTGGTCGGCGAGGGCGGCTTCGGGTGCGTGTACAGGGGCACCCTCAAGATCGccgcctctcccgaggaggaagcCGCCGCCGTTGAGGTTGCTGTGAAGCACCTCAACCGGAATGGGCTTCAG GGGCACAAGGAGTGGTTGACAGAAGTGAACGTTCTCGGCATCGTGGATCATCCCAACCTAGTGAAGTTGATAGGGTATTGTGCTCAGGACGATGAGCGAGGAGCACAGAGGCTCCTTGTGTATGAGTATATGCCTAACCGGAGCGTGGATGATCACTTGTCGGGCCGAGCAATAGGGACAACTCTGTCATGGCCTATGCGGCTCAAGGTAGCTCTGGACGCTGCAAGGGGGCTCAAGTACCTGCATGAAGACATGGATTTCCAG ATAATTTTCCGTGACCTCAAGACATCAAACATTCTGCTGGATGAAAATTGGAATGCAAAACTGTCTGACTTTGGCATGGCTAGGCAAGGCCCAACGGAGGACCTCACACACGTCTCGACAGCG GTGGTTGGCACCCTGGGGTACGCGGCACCGGAGTACCTCCACACGGGGCGGCTGAACGCCAAGAGCGACATCTGGAGCTACGGCGTGCTGCTCTACGAGCTCGTCACCGGCCGTCGGCCCATCGACACCCACCGGCCCCGGAGCGAGCAGAAGCTCCTGGAGTGGGTGAAGCCGTACATCTCTGACACCAATAGACTAAGGATGATCGTGGACCCGAGGCTGGAGGGGCACTACAACATCAAGATGGTGGCAAAGCTGGTCACCGTCGCGAACCGCTGCCTTTCCAGAATGCCCAAGGCGCGTCCCAGGATGGGCGAGGTCCTGGACATGGTGCAGAAGATTGtcgacgccgccgctgccggttCTGCTGCTCTGCCGCCGCTTCACTactacagcagcagcagcagagaGGAGGAAGGTGACTCCAAGTTGAAGCGGGAGAATAAGAGAGGGTTTCATGGTTACCGTTGGCCAGCTGGAAGAGGAAAAGCTCCCTAA